Part of the Salvia splendens isolate huo1 unplaced genomic scaffold, SspV2 ctg691, whole genome shotgun sequence genome is shown below.
TGGGTTCAGCGTGGAGGACCTGACACGGAATGGATCTCTCATGTGCACACCGGGCCGGAGCAGAGCGTGCTCCCCTGCTGATATCCCCTTGGCTCGGGTAATCCCAAACGAGTTTGTATTCAGGAGCAGCAGCACGACAGATCTTGTGAAGCCATGGGAAGGAGAGACGATACACGAAGATTGCGGGGCGGATGAACTCGAGCTCACACTTGGGAGCTCGAATGCCAGGTAGATCACCATGACTCGCTTGTTAAAAGATTGGTGGTATTATCACATGCAGATGAATTATGCGGCGTCAAGTGGAAGCAGACAGTAGTTATGTGGAGGGAGGATAATTTCATAAGTATCATAGTTTGCATAGAAATTTTGTTCTGCTAAATACTATCTACATATCATGAATAGTCAGTTTATCTTGATGCTTATTCGCTGTGACAAATTAAATATACTTCAAATATCAAGATTGAATGTCGGCACAAATCTTGAAAgtttaaataatgtaaatacTTGTATTGAGCAATTTTCCCGGTACAAGTTGATTAATGAATATGAAAGATTCACATAAAAATAGCAATGATATATACATATGCACTTAGATGGGATGAGAACTGAATATAGTTGGGTATGTCACTTTAATTGAGCTTGTCGTAAAGTTCTGATAATGCCTGATATAATATGTAAGCAGCCGGAGGCCGTGGCATCAAACCACAAAGAATCTCTGATGCTGAGATTGATGGGTTACCGTAAAACTTACAATTTTCTTGATTTCGCGTTCTAACCACATTTCCTCCAAGAGAGCAACCAACATATGCACCTGCGATGCAACAATTTACCATGCCAACGGCATAAACATCAAACATTATAACATTAACAATAGACTAATAGTTAGTTTGGTCATTAGAGCATGACAAAAGATTAAATATGTCATTAGCTTTAAAGGAGAAAGGAACTTTTATAAAATGCCTGAATGCAAAGGGCATGAAAGTGACTACCTTTACTGCAGCTGTATGTATAGCAAGCAGCAAAACCACCATCACCAGCTCGTACATCAGCTTCAACAGCCCTTCCAACAATGCCAACGGCAGCACTTAATCCTGCCCCAACTGACAAATGGGCATTCCCGCTAAATGTGTTGACAGCAGAATTTGTTCTCAACACAATAATATAATCAGTCACTTCCCCACCAGCCTGTAAAATCAAATGAACCATAGGGGTATAATCAATGCTTTTGCTTATCTGGGATTCCCTTTTTCTCTCAAATCCAAACATTTGTGCAAACTCACGAAAGATCGAAGAGAAAAGGCTTAACAGTAAAAGGtgatatattttattgaaataggAATAATGAGCAATAAAGTACAAGACAAAGTAATTGTTATGATAACCAGAGTAAagtcataaaataaaaaagaagttCGCTCATTTACACACCTGTGCGCCCCAGCCAATGCCAAAGCATGCGACTGCTGATGGTGGAGACCAAGATCCATCTTCTCTTCGTGCAACCACTAATCCTGTGCCTACATTGTAGGTTACCATTAAGCCGACTCTTGCAACAGTTAAGATAGCAAGGCCCTTGGCTTGCTTCAGGATTGCACCAGGTATGGACATTTCAGGTGTCACAAATCCAACCTGCAGTGAATAGAATACGTCCCAGCATAAGGACCCTTCATTCAACctcataaaatgaaataattaacttCAACCACATGAGCACTTGACTCAGGGTTCATACCCACGAACAGCGGAACAGGCTTCTCACACTGTCCTTCAAATCCCAATATGAGTTAAAAATCTTTGTATgatagtttttatttatatgtgcaattctctctctcatttaTTCTGTTTCTGAACACAAGTTTTGCTaatatgaaaaaatgaaataggtGACACAACTGCATAGTATGCAGTGGAAGCACATGTGTATATATAGGAGtactttatatatgtatagggaTGTATTAATATGACAACCCTCTTTATTATAACATCATACCACCATTTTAGGCCGTTAGATCTGAAGATCGTGTGAATCTCAAGCTGCCATGTAGCAGCCTATTTCAATTAAATTGGaacataaaaaaacactaaAGGGCAAAAtcattattctttatttttctgtCTGTTACCAGATTGCCGTGTTACTCTATAAATATTGCATCGTTATGTGCCTGTATGCTCTAAGGGCTAGAATTAGTGTTATGGTGTCACTCTAAACATGGTGTCACCCTAATGCACGGGGGAGAGAGAAAGCATACCTTAGTATAACCTTGCAGGGTGTTTGCTGCTTTGTATATTTCATGCTCCATAGACTGACCCCATGGAAAGTTGAGCCAAGATCTTAATGTGCTTAGATCTGTCAGATCATGGGTAGGTGATTGTGCTGCACGACTTACTCGGTTCATCAAACATGGTTGGACACACTCAAGACGTACACAGCAAACATCACAGACTCGTTGAGGGTCACTTGTCAGGAACTTTGAAGGCATCAAGCTCCGTCCTCTGGAGCAACTATTGCAGAAAATCCCCCCACAAAATCTGCAATGGTGTCTTGAGTACATGATAGGGTGAAAACGAACATTGCACAGCATGCACGTAGAAGCTGCACTATCAGGCAACCACTTCGGTGGCACTGCGTCCAGGATGTCCTTCATTTTGCCGAAGTTAGCCTCTGTGAGAGATTGTGCCATCTCTTGCCATGCTTTGTCTAAAACATGGCTCGTCACCCAAGATATTCCATATCCTTGAATATCACCAGAAGTAAGAGATTTGACTTTGCCTCCGGTTGCCAGCAACATGTCGAGAACCACATCCCACATGGTCATTGGCTTATCTTCTCCAATAAACTCATTCCAACCCGAATCACCTTCAGGCATGTAACCTCCATTTGAATAGAGACCCCTCTTCCATTCTGCTTGTTTACATTCTGGCAAAGGTGGAATAGATACCGGCATCCAAACACCCGTTTCTTCAAAATGTGGAGTGTCataatagaaatatttatcAAGCTTTTGACTTCCATCATCTAGGTCCATTTTCCATCTATCATCCACCTCAGTCGGCATCATTTTAACCTCTTTATTGAGGTGAAGATTCATGGACTTACACACATCATTTCTTTCTAACACCGTGTTACAGTCTCCTATATGTGTATGATAATTTCCAGAAGCCTGGATATTGAGAGGGTTGCAATGATATCAAAAATCACGAGGGCAGAATTGCACGCTCACTTAAATTGTTTCGTGAATATGGGCTATACAAGTTTACCAACAAAATAAGCATATTACATCCAACCAAAAGGCATAAAGAGAATGTGACTAGAACTATGATGCAGCATCATGCAAGAAGTCCTTTTACAGAACTTAAAAATCAATTAGATGTAGCTTCTCTTTCATCTTGTAACAGAAGCAATTTTACAGAAGTTAACAGATTTACAACTCTCAATCAGTTATTCCTTGATCGCCTCTCCTCTACAATTAAAGCTTACATGAAccaattttcaaatttgatGCAGCTTCTCCATATTTAATGCAAGTTCAGATCTATGGCACAAACAATAACCTAATCAATCACAAAATGGAATTGGAAATCACCCCTAACTATGTAGAGGCGCATCAAGTCATCTAAATAGACAAATTGATCATCAAGGAAAGAAAAGTATAAGAAGCTTGTTTACCCTGGGGGAGGAAATTTTGGACTCGTAATCGTGGAGATCAAACAACATTTTGGAGTCCGAAGGTAAGGCCTTTTGGTCCTCTGTCATGATTAATCCATCTCCAGACATTAGGGTTTGCGGATGGAGAAATACCAATTCGGGAAGGAAATGGCGTGTTTCGTTTAATTGGAGCCCCCCTTAAGCTCTTAGGAGTCATTTGGTAATAGGTTTAGTCAAGTTCAAGATGATTTATATTGCTTAAACAGTGTAATATTGATGTTTGGTCTGCAAAATGAGAAAAAGGGAGGCCCTTGTTATTTTTTGTCGGCCCGTCTCGAACCGcgttattttaactatttagtCCAGTTATTAATCTCTGCCTCCCCTGTGATAATGCAAGTTTAGTTGTATTGAAATTTCACTCTCCATTATATCCTCCTCTCTCTTCCACTTCTCTCTCATCCTCAATTTGGTGTGCCCTTCTCTCCC
Proteins encoded:
- the LOC121790975 gene encoding uncharacterized protein LOC121790975; this translates as MSGDGLIMTEDQKALPSDSKMLFDLHDYESKISSPRASGNYHTHIGDCNTVLERNDVCKSMNLHLNKEVKMMPTEVDDRWKMDLDDGSQKLDKYFYYDTPHFEETGVWMPVSIPPLPECKQAEWKRGLYSNGGYMPEGDSGWNEFIGEDKPMTMWDVVLDMLLATGGKVKSLTSGDIQGYGISWVTSHVLDKAWQEMAQSLTEANFGKMKDILDAVPPKWLPDSAASTCMLCNVRFHPIMYSRHHCRFCGGIFCNSCSRGRSLMPSKFLTSDPQRVCDVCCVRLECVQPCLMNRVSRAAQSPTHDLTDLSTLRSWLNFPWGQSMEHEIYKAANTLQGYTKVGFVTPEMSIPGAILKQAKGLAILTVARVGLMVTYNVGTGLVVARREDGSWSPPSAVACFGIGWGAQAGGEVTDYIIVLRTNSAVNTFSGNAHLSVGAGLSAAVGIVGRAVEADVRAGDGGFAACYTYSCSKGAYVGCSLGGNVVRTRNQENCKFYGNPSISASEILCGLMPRPPAAYILYQALSELYDKLN